A single region of the Desulfovibrio sp. ZJ209 genome encodes:
- a CDS encoding nitroreductase family protein → MEPVKFKADAETCVRCGLCVKDCLEGIIELGEIPAIAPENRGRCIHCGHCQAICPTASISLDGHAAGDLEAMPNPLSEADVTGLIRGRRSVREYKTEPVDEKLLERIIDLASYAPTSTNSRQIGYLIVNGREKVEKLGRLTADIMRKDAFLTRLLEDAPAGRDRIFRGAPCVLIAHAPEAIPLSAADCATALAALELALPSFGLASCWAGIFTVVCGKETSRELPLPQGDRIYGALMIGRPAIAYKRVPFRSRPRIDWLNL, encoded by the coding sequence ATGGAGCCTGTGAAATTCAAGGCCGATGCCGAAACCTGTGTGCGCTGCGGTCTATGTGTGAAAGACTGCCTTGAGGGTATCATCGAACTTGGGGAGATCCCGGCCATCGCCCCGGAAAACCGGGGCAGATGCATCCACTGCGGCCACTGCCAGGCCATTTGCCCCACGGCGTCCATAAGCCTGGACGGCCATGCCGCGGGAGACCTCGAGGCCATGCCGAATCCGCTCAGCGAGGCGGACGTGACGGGGCTTATCAGGGGCAGGCGCTCGGTACGCGAATACAAGACCGAGCCCGTTGACGAAAAACTGCTGGAACGGATCATTGACCTCGCCTCCTATGCGCCCACGAGCACCAACAGCCGTCAGATCGGCTACCTCATCGTCAACGGCAGGGAGAAAGTCGAAAAGCTCGGCCGCCTGACGGCCGACATCATGCGCAAGGACGCTTTTCTCACCCGCCTTCTGGAGGACGCCCCGGCCGGGCGCGACAGGATCTTTCGCGGCGCGCCCTGCGTGCTCATCGCCCACGCGCCGGAGGCCATCCCGCTTTCCGCCGCGGATTGCGCCACCGCCCTGGCCGCCCTGGAACTGGCGCTGCCGTCCTTCGGGCTCGCCTCCTGCTGGGCGGGCATCTTCACCGTTGTCTGCGGCAAGGAGACGTCGCGGGAGCTCCCGCTCCCGCAGGGCGACAGGATCTATGGCGCGCTGATGATCGGGCGCCCCGCCATTGCATATAAGCGCGTCCCGTTCAGGAGCAGGCCGCGCATCGACTGGCTGAACCTGTAA
- a CDS encoding nitroreductase family protein: MAPVTFHVDADTCVRCGLCIKDCLFKIIEMGEVPFIDQENREKCIHCGHCQAICPTASITLDGHDPHMLEAAEKPLAEAQVRALIHGRRSVREYQREDVDDALLERIIRMCCWAPTGSNNRGVGYIVFNGRAKVEQLLQATLEIMDRHGLYPAAAKLVAAGNDQVFRGAPCVLLTHAPAQLLAGADCATALAALELALPSFGLASCWAGIFTRVCDKGLPAGLSLPEGHRLYGGLMIGKPAVSYKRVPFRPEPSITWM; the protein is encoded by the coding sequence ATGGCTCCTGTCACCTTCCACGTCGATGCCGATACCTGCGTCCGTTGCGGGCTGTGCATCAAGGATTGCCTTTTCAAGATCATCGAGATGGGCGAGGTTCCCTTCATCGACCAAGAGAACCGGGAGAAGTGCATCCATTGCGGTCACTGCCAGGCCATCTGTCCCACGGCCTCCATAACGCTGGACGGGCATGACCCGCACATGCTGGAGGCGGCGGAAAAGCCCCTGGCCGAGGCGCAAGTGCGCGCCCTCATCCACGGGCGGCGCTCCGTGCGCGAGTACCAGCGTGAGGATGTGGATGACGCGCTGCTTGAGCGGATCATCCGCATGTGCTGCTGGGCTCCCACAGGCTCCAACAACCGGGGCGTCGGCTACATCGTTTTCAACGGCCGGGCGAAAGTGGAACAGCTCCTCCAGGCCACCCTGGAGATAATGGACCGGCATGGCTTGTACCCAGCGGCCGCGAAACTGGTTGCGGCCGGCAATGACCAGGTCTTCCGCGGCGCGCCCTGCGTGCTGCTGACCCATGCGCCGGCGCAACTGCTGGCGGGCGCGGATTGCGCCACGGCATTGGCCGCTCTGGAGCTGGCGCTCCCCAGCTTTGGGCTCGCCTCCTGCTGGGCCGGGATATTCACGCGCGTCTGCGACAAGGGGCTGCCCGCCGGCCTCTCCCTCCCCGAGGGGCACAGGCTCTACGGCGGCCTGATGATCGGCAAGCCGGCTGTCTCCTATAAGCGCGTACCCTTCAGGCCCGAGCCCTCCATAACGTGGATGTAG
- a CDS encoding MarR family winged helix-turn-helix transcriptional regulator yields the protein MKSTQYCLLRCISNLGEPCLSDVSSALCMDQTTVSRNIDKLEQNGLIVTAPASEDPRRRLIRATPEGRTKLQAARAAWEQAQRSVKDRIGEEDFQQLYLLLDKIADVLG from the coding sequence ATGAAAAGCACCCAATACTGCCTGTTGCGCTGCATCAGCAATCTCGGCGAGCCCTGCCTTTCGGACGTGAGCTCGGCCCTGTGCATGGACCAGACCACGGTGAGCCGGAATATCGACAAACTCGAGCAAAACGGGCTCATCGTCACCGCCCCCGCCAGTGAGGACCCGCGGCGCAGGCTCATCCGCGCCACACCCGAGGGGCGCACGAAACTGCAGGCGGCGCGCGCCGCCTGGGAGCAGGCCCAGCGTTCAGTAAAAGATCGCATCGGCGAGGAGGATTTCCAGCAGCTCTACCTGTTGCTGGACAAGATCGCCGATGTGCTGGGCTAG
- a CDS encoding DUF2333 family protein: MKLQDIPGIHKTRIVLRTLGVQFCILLGILVALWGLQRLYSAVDQTSFPEAMALPENAANLPENEKGKILLDAITYQMRHELDSTFGWTFNDIIFNRFFFDNRAYRQYGVYHATRFLLDLYSSQIAKLGASDRESEFLYKARINNFAIDPRSFMFPSAEGSYKKGLKLLEQYKNSLDTGKGVYNCRTDDLYASFVTVTGENMLGYCLGLLENSQEMHFYELDNRIYEVQGICLVLRDFINTLYALYPEISAKNNAENMSAAMGYLDRICTYDPLCITSFFNSGELVTSWLLFAKARLEDIRDSIRI; encoded by the coding sequence ATGAAACTTCAGGACATTCCCGGCATCCACAAGACCCGCATCGTGCTCAGGACACTGGGCGTCCAGTTCTGCATCCTGCTCGGCATCCTCGTGGCGCTCTGGGGACTGCAAAGGCTCTATTCCGCGGTGGACCAGACCAGCTTCCCCGAGGCCATGGCCCTGCCGGAGAACGCCGCCAACCTCCCCGAGAACGAAAAGGGCAAGATCCTGCTCGACGCCATCACGTACCAGATGCGCCACGAGCTTGATTCCACCTTCGGCTGGACCTTCAACGACATCATCTTCAACCGCTTCTTCTTCGACAACCGCGCCTACCGGCAGTACGGCGTCTATCACGCGACCAGGTTCCTGCTCGACCTCTATTCCAGCCAGATCGCCAAGCTCGGCGCCAGCGACCGGGAGAGCGAATTCCTCTACAAGGCGCGCATCAACAATTTCGCCATCGACCCGCGCAGCTTCATGTTCCCCTCGGCGGAGGGCTCCTACAAGAAGGGCCTCAAGCTGCTCGAGCAGTACAAGAACTCGCTGGACACGGGCAAGGGCGTTTACAATTGCCGCACCGACGACCTCTATGCCTCCTTCGTGACCGTCACCGGCGAGAACATGCTCGGCTACTGCCTCGGCCTGCTCGAAAACTCGCAGGAAATGCACTTCTATGAGCTCGACAACCGCATCTATGAAGTGCAGGGCATCTGCCTCGTGCTGCGCGACTTCATCAACACCCTCTATGCGCTCTATCCCGAGATCAGCGCCAAGAACAACGCCGAGAACATGAGCGCGGCCATGGGGTATCTTGACCGCATCTGCACCTATGACCCGCTGTGCATCACCTCCTTCTTCAATTCCGGCGAACTCGTGACCTCCTGGCTGCTTTTCGCCAAGGCGCGCCTTGAGGACATCCGCGACAGCATCCGCATATAA
- a CDS encoding flavodoxin family protein, whose amino-acid sequence MKILVLTGSPRKKSNSNILADEFIRGASENGHDIFRFDAARSDVHPCVGCNSCKKDGPCIFKDDFQKIREHILPARMVVFVSPLYWFGFCTQLKTVIDRFYALDKKLHAPKEAILLSTHLNTAEEPNIPLAMTYQAMLAYLGWSNRGIIQAGGLEEAGSITATGFPREAYELGKSIA is encoded by the coding sequence ATGAAGATCCTCGTTCTCACCGGGAGCCCCAGGAAAAAGAGCAATTCCAACATCCTTGCCGATGAATTTATACGCGGCGCATCTGAAAACGGCCATGACATCTTCCGCTTTGACGCGGCGCGCAGCGACGTTCATCCCTGTGTCGGCTGCAATTCCTGCAAAAAGGACGGCCCCTGCATTTTCAAGGACGATTTCCAAAAAATCCGGGAGCATATCCTCCCGGCCCGCATGGTGGTTTTCGTGAGCCCCCTCTACTGGTTCGGCTTCTGCACACAGTTGAAAACGGTCATCGACAGGTTTTATGCGCTGGACAAAAAACTCCATGCGCCCAAGGAGGCGATCCTGCTCTCGACGCATCTCAACACAGCCGAGGAGCCCAATATACCCCTTGCCATGACCTATCAGGCCATGCTCGCCTATCTCGGCTGGAGCAACAGGGGCATCATCCAGGCCGGCGGCCTTGAGGAAGCCGGCTCCATCACGGCAACCGGCTTCCCCCGAGAGGCCTATGAACTCGGGAAAAGCATCGCCTGA